A stretch of Roseibium porphyridii DNA encodes these proteins:
- a CDS encoding calcium-binding protein, giving the protein MSTRLTGRANTSPANTGKFELLRPSENLREGAKASETEEFISETQGRDTIFSDDNGQRTGRESQSIDVEFESEGGQEPIAMRGRLQNNLKQLGLANSQADDQESANWNVIAELESDFASAMSRLQSNLSSNLKKLGAANQFEPFPSKPSFEAGDFQPLDQTIWIDWYSDDFYAGGDGIDIAYGLGGVDNLWLNGGNDVAYGGSDNDYIYGGDGADRLNGDSGDDKLYGHDGNDTLNGGTGDDYLSGWRGDDELLGGTGNDTLEGDGGNDLLNGGHGDDYLYGGNDDDLLYGGHGNDRLYGNRHNDRVYGQDGDDVISGGTGDDRLYGGNGEDLIYGDFGDDILYGGSDNDTLRGGRDDDTLYGESGNDTLFGEEGNDTLFGGSGIDRLYGEDGDDNLNGGSGNDLMWGGDGADTMYGGIGADAMQGGNGDDVMSGANGNDILWGQNGADVLNGGWGNDSLYGGEGDDEVNGDGGNDFLYGQQGEDTINGGSGADQMFGGEDRDKLYGGIGNDTQYGGDGNDLVYGEDGADSLYGGAGIDLINGGEGNDFISGGTNSQGFNFGDGLFGGSGWDTFHFQSGDSGGAGGNPMDIIFDFGDGGDMLFFEGFGGANFLGEQSSFSNGLGAEAYFEHTFFDVDGIGDATVVHIRDDAGQNADVSVILLGHLDLDAQSDVFII; this is encoded by the coding sequence ATGTCTACCAGGCTAACTGGCCGAGCAAACACATCTCCTGCCAATACCGGTAAATTTGAACTATTGCGACCTTCTGAGAACCTCAGAGAGGGTGCCAAAGCCAGCGAAACTGAGGAATTCATCTCAGAAACGCAAGGACGTGACACCATTTTCAGCGACGATAATGGCCAACGCACCGGGCGTGAAAGCCAAAGCATCGATGTCGAGTTCGAGAGCGAAGGTGGTCAGGAACCAATCGCAATGCGTGGCCGCTTGCAAAACAATCTCAAGCAACTTGGATTGGCCAATTCTCAAGCTGACGATCAAGAGTCTGCAAACTGGAACGTCATTGCCGAACTGGAATCGGACTTTGCCAGCGCGATGTCTCGCCTTCAGTCAAATTTAAGTTCAAACCTGAAAAAACTGGGCGCAGCCAACCAGTTTGAACCTTTTCCGTCGAAACCCAGTTTTGAGGCTGGAGATTTCCAGCCGCTGGATCAAACCATTTGGATCGACTGGTATAGTGACGATTTTTATGCCGGTGGCGATGGCATCGACATTGCCTACGGTCTCGGTGGCGTCGACAATCTCTGGCTCAACGGCGGCAACGATGTTGCTTACGGTGGCAGCGACAACGACTACATTTATGGCGGAGACGGCGCAGACCGACTTAACGGCGATAGCGGCGACGACAAACTTTACGGTCATGATGGTAACGACACCCTCAATGGCGGCACCGGTGATGACTACCTGTCAGGCTGGCGCGGCGATGATGAACTTCTCGGCGGAACCGGCAACGACACTCTGGAAGGCGACGGCGGAAACGACCTGCTGAACGGTGGCCACGGTGACGATTATCTTTATGGCGGAAATGACGATGATCTCCTCTATGGCGGTCATGGAAACGATCGCCTCTACGGAAACCGGCACAATGACCGCGTCTATGGTCAGGACGGCGATGACGTGATCAGTGGTGGCACTGGTGACGACAGACTTTACGGCGGCAACGGTGAGGATCTGATCTATGGCGACTTTGGAGACGACATTCTCTACGGCGGTAGCGACAACGACACTCTCCGCGGTGGCCGGGACGACGACACTCTCTACGGCGAATCCGGAAACGACACCCTTTTCGGCGAAGAAGGAAACGACACCCTTTTCGGCGGCAGCGGTATCGACCGGCTTTATGGTGAAGACGGCGATGACAATCTGAACGGTGGTTCCGGCAACGATCTGATGTGGGGCGGCGACGGCGCCGACACCATGTATGGCGGAATTGGCGCTGATGCCATGCAGGGCGGGAATGGCGATGACGTTATGTCGGGCGCCAACGGCAACGACATCCTGTGGGGTCAGAATGGTGCCGACGTCCTGAACGGCGGTTGGGGCAATGACTCCCTTTACGGCGGCGAAGGCGACGACGAAGTCAATGGCGACGGCGGCAACGACTTCCTCTATGGGCAGCAAGGAGAAGATACAATAAATGGCGGGTCAGGAGCCGATCAGATGTTCGGCGGTGAAGACCGGGACAAATTGTATGGCGGGATCGGCAACGATACGCAATATGGCGGCGACGGCAACGACCTGGTTTATGGCGAGGATGGAGCTGACAGTCTTTACGGAGGTGCCGGCATTGACCTCATAAATGGCGGTGAAGGCAACGACTTCATCAGTGGCGGAACCAACAGCCAGGGTTTCAACTTTGGCGATGGCCTTTTCGGAGGCTCAGGCTGGGACACATTCCATTTCCAGTCCGGTGACAGCGGTGGTGCTGGCGGCAATCCGATGGACATCATCTTCGATTTCGGTGATGGCGGTGACATGCTCTTTTTCGAGGGTTTTGGCGGCGCGAACTTCCTCGGAGAACAGTCGAGTTTCTCAAACGGCCTAGGTGCTGAAGCTTATTTTGAGCACACGTTTTTCGACGTTGACGGTATCGGAGATGCAACGGTGGTTCACATTCGGGACGATGCCGGCCAAAACGCAGATGTCTCCGTCATCTTGCTTGGACATCTTGACCTTGATGCCCAGTCGGACGTGTTCATCATTTAA
- a CDS encoding DUF6665 family protein, with product MSVRPPRQTLMSDKDPLAAALEQEILNEKASTLSRLNKKLEAALELLKKAETDLDRSPEDRHAKLAEASEALWHVTIQRELCGLRQHRAFYDFLGVPKAVRLHMGPASSIRALKPERQDKTDLDR from the coding sequence ATGAGTGTTCGACCGCCGAGACAGACATTGATGTCCGACAAGGACCCGTTGGCGGCGGCACTTGAGCAAGAGATTCTGAACGAAAAGGCTTCAACCCTCTCCCGCTTGAACAAGAAGCTGGAGGCCGCCCTCGAATTGTTGAAGAAGGCCGAAACAGACCTTGACCGTTCACCGGAAGACCGGCATGCAAAACTTGCTGAGGCAAGTGAAGCGCTCTGGCACGTCACCATTCAGAGAGAACTTTGTGGCCTTCGGCAGCATCGCGCATTCTATGATTTTCTCGGCGTTCCAAAGGCCGTGCGGCTGCACATGGGCCCAGCCAGCAGCATCAGAGCATTGAAACCAGAGCGACAAGATAAGACTGATTTAGATCGCTGA
- a CDS encoding MFS transporter encodes MTADTDHSQHASMDTAASPGADLQAEGAQGTQGSSFQAGTAPVTISGLAIYSAMAFPLAFAGLPIYLHAPDFYAVTLGQPIAALGAVLLGLRLFDAIQDPLIGSLSDRFHHRRGVILGAGAVLLGAGFWMLFHPMEQIPLLWFAVSVLLCTTGFSVVSINFQTLGGLWRTHSRDRTRVTASREAVGLLGLLAASVAPPLLAGLSGKEAAFHWLSLVYLPFLAIALWLLLRWMRQTPVNEPPPNVRGTGWLKLIGDRWRALFFGMVFLNTFASAIPAVLVLFFIRDRLEAESFTGLFLLIYFLAGALSMPIWTWFAARLGKMRAWQCSLGAAILTFCWAALLQPGDITAYALVCALSGLALGADLALPPAILADHIDEDSRQADASRLFSVMAFQSKGALAVATGLALPLLGLAGYQPGGTMTPELGFLLSVTYAGVPCVLKLLALIGLLWFEKDLALNKSPV; translated from the coding sequence GTGACGGCAGACACTGATCACTCACAGCACGCATCCATGGATACCGCAGCTTCGCCTGGAGCAGATCTTCAAGCTGAAGGCGCGCAAGGCACTCAAGGGTCTTCTTTTCAGGCCGGAACTGCACCTGTAACAATCTCAGGACTGGCTATCTACAGCGCGATGGCCTTTCCCCTGGCCTTCGCCGGGTTGCCAATCTACCTGCATGCTCCGGACTTTTACGCGGTAACGCTTGGACAGCCTATCGCCGCGCTTGGTGCTGTTCTACTCGGTCTTCGTTTGTTCGATGCCATTCAGGACCCCTTGATCGGCAGCCTCAGCGACAGGTTCCATCATCGCCGCGGAGTGATCCTTGGTGCAGGTGCGGTACTGCTGGGTGCCGGTTTCTGGATGCTGTTTCATCCCATGGAACAGATCCCCTTGCTGTGGTTTGCCGTTTCAGTCTTGCTGTGCACCACCGGTTTTTCTGTTGTGTCGATCAATTTCCAGACGCTTGGCGGCCTGTGGCGAACCCATAGCCGGGACCGCACCAGAGTAACTGCCAGCCGGGAAGCTGTCGGGCTGCTCGGTTTGCTGGCCGCGTCCGTTGCCCCGCCGCTTTTGGCAGGTCTCAGCGGCAAGGAGGCCGCCTTTCACTGGCTGTCGCTGGTCTATCTGCCATTCCTGGCAATCGCCCTTTGGCTCCTTTTACGCTGGATGCGGCAGACGCCCGTTAACGAGCCGCCGCCAAATGTTCGTGGAACCGGATGGCTGAAATTGATCGGCGATCGTTGGCGGGCGCTGTTTTTTGGCATGGTCTTCCTCAACACATTCGCCAGCGCTATTCCAGCTGTTCTGGTGCTATTTTTCATCCGGGACCGTCTGGAAGCAGAGTCCTTTACAGGTTTGTTTTTGCTGATTTATTTCCTTGCTGGAGCGCTGTCCATGCCGATCTGGACATGGTTCGCAGCCCGTCTTGGAAAAATGCGCGCCTGGCAGTGTTCACTCGGGGCGGCAATCCTGACTTTCTGCTGGGCAGCTCTTTTGCAGCCGGGTGACATCACAGCTTACGCCCTCGTATGCGCATTGTCAGGATTGGCGCTCGGCGCCGATCTTGCTCTACCACCAGCAATCCTGGCTGATCATATCGACGAAGACAGCCGGCAGGCCGATGCCTCCAGACTGTTCTCGGTCATGGCGTTTCAGTCAAAGGGCGCACTTGCGGTCGCGACCGGCCTGGCGCTGCCTCTTCTTGGACTGGCGGGATACCAGCCGGGCGGCACCATGACACCTGAACTCGGTTTCCTCCTCAGTGTCACCTATGCCGGTGTTCCTTGCGTTTTGAAACTTCTTGCCCTCATCGGGCTTCTCTGGTTCGAAAAAGACCTTGCCCTGAACAAATCCCCTGTGTGA
- a CDS encoding chalcone isomerase family protein codes for MTRRLTTKVSRWPATALFGLLLAFALVMPDTARADLGAAARSVPSAELVGKGRMTYLGFKVFDAELYAPGGSYRPSTPFALKLTYLRNFKGKDITSSSVKEIKRQGGVSKQQLDSWTKQMKSIFPNVSSGQSIIGVRTAKGSTIFYLGNRKLGSINDAAFTNKFFSIWLGNSTRNPQLRAKLVGSGS; via the coding sequence ATGACCCGGCGTCTCACCACAAAAGTATCTCGCTGGCCGGCAACGGCTCTGTTCGGCCTGCTGCTCGCCTTTGCTCTTGTTATGCCGGATACCGCGCGGGCCGACCTCGGGGCTGCAGCCAGATCTGTTCCATCTGCCGAGCTGGTGGGCAAGGGACGAATGACTTATCTGGGGTTCAAGGTCTTCGATGCGGAACTTTACGCCCCTGGCGGCAGTTACCGACCGTCAACTCCCTTCGCTCTGAAACTCACCTACCTTCGGAATTTCAAAGGCAAAGACATCACGTCAAGCTCTGTCAAGGAAATCAAACGTCAGGGCGGCGTGTCAAAGCAGCAATTGGACAGCTGGACCAAGCAGATGAAATCGATCTTCCCGAATGTTTCCTCCGGTCAATCAATCATTGGGGTACGCACGGCAAAAGGAAGTACTATCTTTTACCTTGGCAACCGCAAACTGGGCTCGATCAACGACGCGGCCTTCACAAACAAGTTCTTCTCGATTTGGCTCGGTAACAGCACACGCAATCCGCAATTGCGCGCCAAGCTTGTCGGCAGCGGTTCGTGA
- the clpS gene encoding ATP-dependent Clp protease adapter ClpS, whose product MSEIDLKPKQKTKVQRPKLYKVVLVNDDYTPREFVVLILKAEFRLDMAQAEVVMMTAHQKGACVVSVYPKDVAETKATRAIDAAGQLGYPLQFTVEPE is encoded by the coding sequence ATGAGTGAGATTGACCTAAAACCGAAACAAAAGACCAAGGTTCAGCGGCCAAAGCTTTATAAGGTCGTGCTGGTGAATGACGATTACACCCCGCGTGAATTTGTGGTGCTGATTTTGAAGGCCGAATTTCGGTTGGATATGGCGCAGGCTGAGGTGGTGATGATGACGGCCCATCAAAAAGGGGCCTGTGTTGTTTCGGTCTATCCGAAAGATGTAGCGGAGACGAAGGCGACGCGTGCGATTGATGCAGCAGGGCAACTTGGTTATCCGCTGCAGTTCACGGTCGAACCAGAATAG
- a CDS encoding helix-turn-helix transcriptional regulator has product MIDPSGPFRHWQTLFAVFVLIVFGTSIIEIVSEFMSGETLHSMADDIARLAVSALVLAGFVIDRRAQQNALKDLGGQLQKARGQLARLDSRSPELAGQYRAVMQKQFDAWNLTGSEQDVVIGMLKGLSFREIAGLRQTREKTVRQQASSVYRKAGVSSRNELTAWFFEDMLDPPASGN; this is encoded by the coding sequence ATGATCGACCCGTCAGGGCCATTTCGCCACTGGCAAACACTGTTTGCTGTCTTCGTGCTCATTGTTTTTGGCACCAGCATTATTGAAATTGTCTCAGAATTCATGAGTGGAGAAACCTTGCACTCAATGGCTGACGACATTGCAAGGCTGGCCGTGAGCGCATTGGTGCTGGCGGGATTTGTTATTGATCGCCGCGCACAGCAAAACGCTTTGAAGGATCTTGGTGGACAACTCCAAAAGGCGCGCGGTCAACTTGCCCGGCTTGATTCAAGATCCCCTGAACTTGCAGGGCAATACCGCGCCGTGATGCAGAAACAGTTTGACGCCTGGAACCTGACCGGCAGCGAACAGGATGTTGTCATCGGCATGTTGAAGGGATTGTCCTTCCGGGAAATAGCAGGACTTCGTCAGACGCGAGAAAAGACCGTTCGCCAACAGGCCTCGTCTGTTTACCGGAAGGCGGGTGTTTCCAGTCGAAACGAACTCACAGCCTGGTTCTTTGAGGACATGCTTGATCCGCCGGCGTCGGGCAACTGA